The Solirubrobacter pauli sequence GGGTCGATGTCCTCCGCGCTGTCGGCCCGGACAGGGCAGACGATGAGGGTCGGATCGGATTCCACGTCTCTCCCATCGGTTGCCCGGAAGCAGACCTTGAGAGACGCGGTCTTTAAATGTTGTGAGCCGGCCCCCCGAGCGGGGGACCGGCTCAAAACGACGGCGACTGACCTAGCGGAGCAGCGACAGGACGCCCTGCGGCGCCTGGTTGGCCTGCGCGAGCATGCTCGTGCCGGCCTGCTGGAGGATGTTCAGCTTCGTGAACTTCGTCATCTCCGCCGCCATGTCCACGTCGCGGATCCGCGACTCGGAGGCGGTGAGGTTCTCCTGGTAGGTCGCCAGGTTCGTCAGGCGATGCTCCAGACGGTTCTGGACGGCGCCGAAGTTGCCACGGACCTTGGAGATGTTCTCGATCATGTCGTCGAGCTGGCCGACGTCGCACATGGCGCCGGTGGCGAGCACCGCCGCCGCGTCGGACGCGACGGTCAGCGTCGACGCCGCCGTCAGGTTGTTCAGGCCGCCGGCCGAAGCCGCAGCGTTGAACGAGATGGCGGCCATCGAGATGGTCTCGCCCTGGTTCGCGCCGACCTGGAACGTGAACGAGTCGGCCGGGCCGAAGAGGCCCTTCCCGTTGAACTTGGTGTCGGTCAGGATGTTGCTGACCTCCTTGGCGATCTCGATGACCTCGGCGCCGATCGCGTTCTTGTCGTTCGCGTCCAGCGTGCCGTTGTTGATCTGAACCTTCAGGTCACGGACACGCTGCAGCATCGAGTGCACCTCGGAGAGGGCACCTTCCGCCGTCTGGACGAGCGAGATGCCGTCCTGCGCGTTGCGCTGCGCCTGAGCGAGGCCACCGATCTGCCCGCGCATCTTCTCCGAGATGCCCAGGCCGGCAGCATCGTCCGCGGCGCGGTTGATGCGGTAGCCAGAGGAGAGCTTCTCCATGGCCTTGGAAGCCTGCGACGACGTCGCCGTCAGCTGACGGTGCGTGTTGAAGGCTTCGATGTTGTTCTGGATACGGAGGCCCATGATCTAACGCTCCTTGTTGATCGGGTTGAAGGGCTGTACCGAGGTGACTCCATGTCTCCTCAAGCACGAAGATCGGCCCCGAGGGGCCGATCTTTAGCGAGCGGTGGTCAGCCCGGCGACTAGCGCAGGAGGCTCAGGACGCCCTGCGGGGCCTGGTTGGCCTGGGCCAGCATCGAGGTGCCGGCCTGCTGCAGGATGTTGAGCTTCGTGAACTTGGTCATCTCGGCGGCCATGTCCACGTCACGGATCCGCGACTCGGACGCCGTCAGGTTCTCCTGGTAGGTGGCCAGGTTCGTCAGACGGTGCTCCAGACGGTTCTGGACCGCGCCGTAGCTGCCGCGCAGCTTGGACACGTTCTCGATCGCGGTGTCGATGTCGGAGATCACCGACAGGTCGCCGGTCGACAGCGCCGCGGCGACGTCGCTGACCTGGCACGCGGCCAGGGCGATCGTCGTCGAGAGGCCACCGGCGGTCGCCGCGCCGCTGAGCACGGTCGACGCCATCGTGATCGTCTCGCCCTGGTTGGCGCCGACCTGGAACGAGAAGCTGTTCCCGAACACGGCGGTGCCGTTGAACTTCGTGTCGGTCGAGATCGACTTGACTTCCTTGGTGATCTCGAGGACCTCGGCGGCGATGGCCGTCTTGTCGTTCGCGTCGAGGGTGCCGTTGTTGTACTGCACCTTCAGGTCACGGACGCGCTCGAGCATCGAGTGGACCTCGGCCAGCGCGCCTTCCGCGGTCTGGACGAGCGAGATGCCGTCCTGCGCGTTGCGCTGGGCCTGGGCGAGACCGCCGATCTGCCCGCGCATCTTCTCGGAGATGCCGAGGCCGGCGGCGTCGTCGGCCGCGCGGTTGATGCGGTAGCCGCTGGAGAGCTTCTCCATGGCCTTGGAAGCCTGCGACGACGTCGCCGTCAGCTGACGGTGCGTGTTGAAGGCTTCGATGTTGTTCTGAATGCGAAGGCCCATGGTCAACACTCCTTGTTGATCGGGGGGAGGGCATCTGGCGGCGACTCCTTGTCGCCTTAACCGCAAAGATCGGCCACGAAGGGCCGATCTTTAGCGAACTGCTTCGGGTGCTGACTTAGCGGAGCAGCGACAGGACGCCCTGCGGCGCCTGGTTGGCCTGCGCGAGCATGCTCGTGCCGGCCTGCTGGAGGATGTTCAACTTCGTGAACTTCGTCATCTCCGCCGCCATGTCCACGTCACGGATCCGCGACTCGGACGCCGTCAGGTTCTCCTGGTAGGTCGCCAGGTTCGTCAGACGGTGCTCCAGACGGTTCTGGACCGCGCCGTACTGGCCGCGGACCTTCGAGACGTTCTCGATCATCTGGTCGACGCTCGAGATCACCGACAGGTCGCCGCTGCACAGCGCCGTCGCCACGGCCGAAGCCGCGGACACGCCGACCGCCGTGAGGTTCGACAGACCGCCGGCGGTCTTGTCACCGCTCAGCGTCGTCGCGGCCAGGGCGATCGTCTCGCCCTGGTTGGCGCCGACCTGGAACGTGAACGAGTCGGACGTGCCGAACACGCTCTTGCCGTTGAACTTGGTGTCGCTCAGGATGTTGCTGACTTCCTTGGCGATCTCCACGACCTCGGCGCCGATGGCGTTCTTGTCGTTGTCGTCGAGCGTGCCGTTGTTGATCTGGACCTTGAGGTCACGAACGCGCTCGAGCATCGAGTGCACCTCACCGAGGGCACCTTCCGCCGTCTGGACGAGCGAGATGCCGTCCTGCGCGTTGCGCTGCGCCTGGGCCAGGCCGCCGATCTGGCCGCGCATCTTCTCCGAGATGCCCAGGCCGGCGGCGTCGTCCGCGGCGCGGTTGATGCGGTAGCCGCTGGAGAGCTTCTCCATGGCCTTCGAGGCCTGCGACGACGTCGCCGTCAGCTGACGGTGCGTGTTGAAGGCTTCGATGTTGTTCTGAATGCGAAGGCCCATGATCGAACGCTCCTTGTCTGATCGGGTTGCAGAAGGGCTTTGCCGAGGTGACTCCGTGTCTCCTCAAGCCAAAAGATCGGCCCCGAGGGGCCGATCTTTAGCGACGCGGGTTCGAGCTCTCGGCTGCGGCTTAGCGCAGGAGGCTCAGGACGCCCTGGGGCGCCTGGTTGGCCTGCGCGAGCATGCTCGTGCCGGCCTGCTGCAGGATGTTCAACTTCGTGAACTTCGTCATCTCCGCCGCCATGTCCACATCGCGGATCCGCGACTCGGAGGCGGTGAGGTTCTCCTGGTACGTGGCCAGGTTCGTCAGGCGATGCTCCAGACGGTTCTGGACCGCGCCGAGCTGGCCGCGGACCTTCGACACGTTCTCGATCATGTCGTCGATGCGGTCGATGTCGCACAGCGCGCCACCGATGAGCGCGGACGCCGCGACCGAGGCCGTGGCGGCCGACGACTGCGCCGTCAGGTCGGTGAGCCCACCGGCGCCGGACGACAGCGAGCCCAGCGACGTCGCCGTCATCGAGATCGTCTCGCCCTGGTTGGCGCCCACCTGGAAGGTGAAGTTGTTGGTGCCGTTCAGCAGCGCCTTGCCGTTGAACTTGGTGTCGCTGAGGATGTTGCTGACTTCCTTGGCGATCTCCACGACCTCGGCGCCGATGGCGTTCTGATCGTTGGTGTCGAGCGTGCCGTTGTTGATCTGGACCTTCAGATCACGCACGCGCTGCAGCATCGAGTGCACCTCGGAGAGGGCACCTTCCGCCGTCTGGACCAGGGAGATCGCGTCCTGCGCGTTGCGCTGGGACTGCGCCAGACCACCGATCTGACCGCGCATCTTCTCGGAGATGCCGAGGCCGGCGGCGTCGTCGGCGGCACGGTTGATGCGGTAGCCGCTGGAGAGCTTCTCCATCGCCTTCGAGGCCATCGACGACGTCGCCGTCAGCTGACGGTGCGTGTTGAACGCCTCGATGTTGTTCTGAATGCGAAGGCCCATGATTCAACACTCCTTGTTGATCGGGGGTGTGGGCAATGTCCGGGCGACTCCATGTCGCCCTTAACCGCAAAGATCGGCCCCGAGGGACCGATCTTTAGCGACTACGTCGGATTCGGCTGAGCCGGCTAGCGCAGGAGGCTGAGGACGCCCTGCGGGGCCTGGTTGGCCTGCGCGAGCATGCTCGTGCCGGCCTGCTGGAGGATGTTCAGCTTCGTGAACTTCGTCATCTCCGCCGCCATGTCCACGTCACGGATCCGCGACTCGGACGCCGTCAGGTTCTCCTGGTAGGTCGCCAGGTTCGTCAGACGGTGCTCCAGGCGGTTCTGCACGGCGCCGTAGACGCCACGCTGCTTGGAGACGTTCTCGATCATGTCGTCGATCATGTCGAGGTCGGACAGCCCGTTGCCGATCAGGGCGGAAGCCGCAGCGGAAGCCGTCGCGGCCGCCGACAGGCTGGTGAGCTGCGAGAGGCCGCCGCCCGCCGCGTTGGCGCTGAGCGGCGTCGCCGCGATCGAGATGGTCTCGCCCTGGTTGGCGCCGACCTGGAACGTGAACGAGTTGTCGCCGTCCAGCAGCGTCTTGCCGTTGAACTTGGTGTCGCTGAGGATGCTGCTGACCTCCTTGGCGATCTCGATGACCTCGGCGCCGATGGCGTTCTGGTCGTTGGTGTCGAGCGTGCCGTTGTTGATCTGGACCTTCAGATCACGGACGCGCTGCAGCATCGAGTGCACCTCGGCCAGCGCGCCTTCCGCGGTCTGGACGAGCGAGATGCCGTCCTGCGCGTTGCGCTGGGCCTGGGCGAGACCGCCGATCTGCCCGCGCATCTTCTCGGAGATGCCGAGGCCGGCGGCATCGTCAGCGGCGCGGTTGATGCGGTAGCCGCTGGAGAGCTTCTCCATGGCCTTCGAAGCCATCGACGACGTCGCCGTCAGCTGACGGTGCGTGTTGAAGGCTTCGATGTTGTTCTGAATGCGAAGGCCCATGATTCAACACTCCTTGTTGATCGGGGGAAGGGCGGACGTGCGGGCGACTCCATGTCGCCCCTTAAACGCAAAGATCGGCCCCGAAGAGCCGATCTTTAGCGAGCGGTGGTGAGCGGTGACTAGCGCAGGAGGCTCAGGACGCCCTGGGGCGCCTGGTTGGCCTGCGCGAGCATGCTCGTGCCGGCCTGCTGGAGGATGTTCAACTTCGTGAACTTGGTCATCTCCGCCGCCATGTCCACGTCACGGATCCGCGACTCGGACGCCGTCAGGTTCTCCTGGTACGTGGCCAGGTTCGTCAGACGGTGCTCCAGACGGTTCTGCACGGCGCCGTAGCTGCCGCGCAGCTTGGAGACGTTCTCGATCATCGTGTCGATCGTCGAGATCGCGGTCAGCGTGCCGGCCGCGGCGCTCAGCGCGTTGGTGGTGTCGCTGACGACGCTGACGGCGAGGCCCGTCAGGTCGGAGACGACGCCGAAGGACGCCGCGCCCATGGAGATCGTCTCGCCCTGGTTCGCGCCGACCTGGAACGAGAACGTATCGCTCGAGGTGAACAGCGTCTTGCCGTTGAACTTGGTGTCGTCGAAGATGTCCTTGACCTCCTTGGCGATCTCGAACACCTCCGCGCTGATGGCCTTCTTGTCGTTGTCGTCAAGCGTGCCGTTGTTGAACTGCACCTTCAGGTCACGGACGCGCTCGAGCATCGAGTGAACCTCGGCCAGCGCGCCTTCCGCCGTCTGGACGAGCGAGACGCCGTCCTGCGCGTTGCGCTGCGCCTGAGCCAGACCACCGATCTGACCGCGCATCTTCTCGGAGATGCCCAGACCCGCCGCGTCATCGGCCGCGCGGTTGATCCGGTAGCCGCTGGAGAGCTTCTCCATCGACTTGGAAGCCTGCGTCGACGTCGCCGTCAGCTGACGGTGCGTGTTGAAGGCTTCGATGTTGTTCTGAATGCGAAGGCCCATGATTCAACGCTCCTTGTTGATCGGGGGTGTGGGCAATGTCCGGGCGACTCCTTGTCGCCCTTAAACGCCAAGATCGGCCGCGACGGACCGATCTTGAGCGACCACCTTCAAAATGGCTGAGCGATCTAGCGCAGGAGGCTCAGGACGCCCTGCGGGGCCTGGTTGGCCTGGGCCAGCATCGACGTGCCGGCCTGCTGCAGGATGTTCAGCTTCGTGAACTTGGTCATCTCCGCCGCCATGTCCACATCGCGGATCCGCGACTCAGAGGCGGTGAGGTTCTCCTGGTAGGTCGCCAGGTTCGTCAGGCGATGCTCCAGACGGTTCTGGACCGCGCCGAGGCTGCCGCGGACCTTGGAGACGTTCTCGATCATCTTGTCGATGTCGGAGACCACGGACATGTTGTTCGTGGCGAGGGCCGAGACGGCGTCGCTGACGAGCTTGTTCGTGGCGAGCTGCGTCAGGTTCGAGAGGCCGCCGACGCTCGAGTCGCCGGCCAGCGAGATCGCGTCGAGCGTGATCTTCTCGCCCTGGTTGGCACCGACCTGGAAGTCGAACGAGCTCGAGGCGCTGAAGAGCGTCTTGCCGTTGAACTTCGTGTCGTCGAGGATGTCCTGGACCTCCTTGGCGATCTCGAGGACCTCGGCGCCGATGGCCGTCTTGTCGTTCGTGTCCAGCGTGCCGTTGTTGAACTGCACCTTCAGGTCACGGACGCGAGCGAGCATCGAGTGCACCTCGGAGAGGGCCCCTTCCGCGGTCTGGACGAGCGAGATGCCGTCCTGCGCGTTGCGCTGCGCCTGGGCGAGGCCGCCGATCTGGCCACGCATCTTCTCGGAGATGCCCAGGCCCGCCGCGTCGTCGGCGGCACGGTTGATGCGGTAGCCGCTGGAGAGCTTCTCCATCGCCTTCGAGGCCTGCGACGACGTCGCCGTCAGCTGGCGATGCGTGTTGAACGCCTCGATGTTGTTCTGAATGCGAAGGCCCATGATTCAACACTCCTTGTTGATCGGGGGAAGGCCGGACGGGCGACTCCATGTCGCCCTTAACCGCAGAGATCGGCCCCGGAGGGCCGACCTTGAGGTACCGCGTGAATTCGGGGGCGAAGCCCTGAGCTTTAGCCCTTCAGCAGCGAGAGGACGCCCTGCGGCGCCTGGTTGGCCTGCGCCAGCATCGACGTGCCGGCCTGCTGCAGGATGTTCAGCTTCGTGAACTTGGTCATCTCCTGCGCCATGTCCACGTCGCGGATGCGCGACTCCGACGCCGTCAGGTTCTCCTGGTAGGTCGCCAGGTTCGTCAGACGGTGCTCGAGCCGGTTCTGGACCGCGCCGAGCTGTCCACGGATCTTGGAGACGTTCTCGATCGCCTTGTCCAGGTTGCCGAGGTCGGAGAGGCCACCCGAGGACAGCGCCGCGACGGTGGCCGACACGGCGCTGGCCGCGAGGCTGGTGAGGTCGGAGAGACCGCCGGCGGCGATGCCGCCGCTGAGGCCGACCGGGGAGACCGAGACGGTCTCGCCCTGGTTCGCGCCCACCTGGAAGACGAAGCCGGTGGCACCGAACAGCGCCTGGCCGTTGAACTTCGTCTCGCTGATGATCGACGAGACCTCCTTGGAGATCTCGAGGACCTCGGCGGCGATGGCCTCCTGGCCGCCGGTGTCGAGCGTGCCGTTGTTGAACTGGACCTTCAGGTCACGGACGCGCTCGAGCATCGAGTGGACCTCGGCGAGCGAGCCTTCCGCGGTCTGGACGAGCGAGATGCCGTCCTGCGCGTTGCGCTGCGCCTGAGCCAGACCACTGATCTGGCCGCGCATCTTCTCCGAGATGCCCAGGCCGGCGGCGTCGTCGGCAGCGCGGTTGATGCGATAGCCGGAGGAGAGCTTCTCCATCGCCTTCGAGGCCTGCATCGACGTCGCCGAAAGCTGGCGATGCGTGTTGAAGGCTTCGATGTTGTTCTGGATGCGCAGGCCCATGGCCGGGGATACTCCTTGTGAGGAACTGGACGACTCCGTGTCGTCCCGGACGGATACGACGTCTGTCGGCCGCCTCGCAAGGGAGCTTTAGCCTGCGTGAGATTTGGGGGAACGCGGTCCGGCCCCCTGGTCCGCGTGCGAACCAGAGGGCCGGGAGAAGCGCGATCTAGCGCAGGAGGCTGAGGACGCCCTGCGGAGCCTGGTTGGCCTGGGCCAGCATCGAGGTGCCGGCCTGCTGCAGGATGTTCAACTTCGTGAACTTGGTCATCTCCGCCGCCATGTCCACATCGCGGATCCGCGACTCGGAGGCGGTGAGGTTCTCCTGGTACGTGGCCAGGTTCGTCAGGCGATGCTCCAGGCGGTTCTGGATCGCGCCGTACGCGCCACGCTGCTTGGAGACGTTCTCGATCATGTCGTCGATGCGATCGATGTCGCAGAGGCTGCCCGACGAGAGCGCGGTGGCCGCGGCGGTGGCCGTGGACGCCGAGAGGCTGGTCAGGTTGGCGAGGCTGTCGGAGACGACGGCACCGTCGAGGGTAGCCGCGGCCACGTCGATCGTCTCGCCCTGGTTGGCGCCGACCTGGAACTTGAACGTGTCGCCCGTGCCGAACACGGTCTTGCCGTTGAACTTGGTGTCGTTCAGGATGCTGCGGACTTCCTTGGCGATCTCCACGACCTCGGCGCCGATGGCCTCGCGGTCGTTGGTGTCCATCGTGCCGTTGTTGGCCTGGACCTTGAGATCGCGCACGCGCTGCAGCATCGAGTGCACCTCACCGAGGGCACCTTCCGCCGTCTGGACGAGCGAGATGCCGTCCTGCGCGTTGCGCTGCGCCTGAGCCAGACCACCGATCTGCCCACGCATCTTCTCCGAGATGCCCAGGCCGGCGGCATCGTCAGCGGCGCGGTTGATGCGGTAGCCGGAGGAGAGCTTCTCCATGGCCTTCGAGGCCAGCGACGACGTCGCCGTCAGCTGACGGTGCGTGTTGAACGCCTCGATGTTGTTCTGAATGCGAAGGCCCATGGTCAACACTCCTTGTTGATCGGGGGAAGGGCGTTACGACGGCGACTCCTTGTCGCCACTAAGCCGAGTAATCGACTCCGCGACCCGAACCTTGAGGGGGCGTCTTCGGCACGGCGCGGCGCTTCTGCTCGCGCTTCTCCTCCCGCCGGCGCCGCGCTTCCTCGCGCTCGACCGGCGTCAGCAGCCGCGGGCGTTCGACGCGGTCCACGCGCGGCGTGCCGGTCTCGCCCGGCTCGATCCGGTAGATCGGCGGGTTCTCCATCAGGAGGCGGCCTGCTGCTCGGCGCGCTCGGCGGCCATCTGCTCCAGGCGCTCCTGCTGCAGGCGCCGCTGCTCGAGCCGGTGCTCCTCGACCTGCTTGAGCTCGTTGAGCACGATGTGCCGCCACGCGATGATCGCGCAGCGCCAGACGACGATGTTGACGACGATGCCCGCGAGGAGCGCGCGCCAAACGGCGTCGAACGGGTCCTGGTCGCCGACCAGGTTGAGGATCAGCACGAGCAGGAACGACAGGAACGCCGCGCGCGTGCGGGCGCGGCGGATGCCGGCCTTCGCGCGCGGATGCTGCGACAGCGTGACCAGGGCCTCGGGCTTGTCGGCCTTCTTGCCCTTCTTGTCTTTCTTGTCGCTCATCGTTCTCGCGAGGCGCGCAGCGCCTGCACTTCCCGGTCGCGGATGTAACGCATGAGCCGATCTTCGTCGGCGCGGGCGATCCCGTCCATCCGGATGCCCTTCTGCTCGGCGTCGCTGCCCACGCGCACGACCCGGCCGAGCGCGCGCAGCGGCGGCCCGTCGGGCAGCTGGAGCTCGACGCGCACGTCGATGCCCAGCGGCAGATCCCACTTGTCCTGGATCTGGATGCCCGAGCCGGAGATGTCGACGGTCGTGGTGTCCCCGCCGACGGGCTCGTCGACGCCGCGGACGGTCACGTCCAGGAAGGCGTCGATGCGGACGAACTCGCGCCGCTGGATGCGCTCGACGTCGCCGCTCAGCGCGATCGTCAACGAGCCGTTGCGCTCGGCGGTGAGCGTGCCGGGGAAGCGGAAGATGCCGCGCCCGGAGGTCGCCTCGACCGCCCAGTCGTGCCCGACGGTGCGGGCGATCCGCTCGTCCTTGACGGCCAGCGCCACGACGACGCCCGCGTCCGTCCCCGACTCGATCGTGCCCGGAAGCATCCCGACGTGCAGGTGGCGGACGACGACGTGCTGGCCGACGACCAGCTTGGAGACGGGAGCGGTCACAGCGGCCATTATCAGGGAAGCAGCTGGGCGGCCAACGCGCCGGGATCGGCGGGGGTGGCCCCGTCACGCGAGCAGACGTAAGACAACGGACGGCCAGCGGCCAGCGCGAGCTCGAGCGGAGCGCCCGGGCGCGCGGTCTCGTCGGCATGGGTGAGCGTGACGTGGCTCGGGGTCAGCGGAGCGAGCGCGGCGGCGACCTCGCCGGCCGCGGCCGAGCTGATCGTGGCGGGCAGCGCCATGTGGACCTCGGCGCCGAGCGCCTTCAGGTCGGCCGCGAGCGCCTTGACGTCCGCCGGCTTCGTGCTCGGCCCGGTCGCGGGCGTGTCGATCAGCGTGATCAGCGGCTCGCGCGCGCCCAGGCGCTCGGTCGCCTGCTCGGCGTCGGCGGCGGCGATCACGCCCACGCCCAGCGGCTGCAGGCGGTGCGAGAGGCTGCCGTTGCCACGCAGCTCGACGACCGCGACGTCCGCGCCGGCGGCGGCGTAGACGGCCGCGAGGTGCGCGACGGCCGAGGACTTGCCCGAGCCGCCGCCGCCGA is a genomic window containing:
- a CDS encoding flagellin, whose translation is MGLRIQNNIEAFNTHRQLTATSSQASKAMEKLSSGYRINRAADDAAGLGISEKMRGQIGGLAQAQRNAQDGISLVQTAEGALSEVHSMLQRVRDLKVQINNGTLDANDKNAIGAEVIEIAKEVSNILTDTKFNGKGLFGPADSFTFQVGANQGETISMAAISFNAAASAGGLNNLTAASTLTVASDAAAVLATGAMCDVGQLDDMIENISKVRGNFGAVQNRLEHRLTNLATYQENLTASESRIRDVDMAAEMTKFTKLNILQQAGTSMLAQANQAPQGVLSLLR
- a CDS encoding flagellin, with product MGLRIQNNIEAFNTHRQLTATSSQASKAMEKLSSGYRINRAADDAAGLGISEKMRGQIGGLAQAQRNAQDGISLVQTAEGALAEVHSMLERVRDLKVQYNNGTLDANDKTAIAAEVLEITKEVKSISTDTKFNGTAVFGNSFSFQVGANQGETITMASTVLSGAATAGGLSTTIALAACQVSDVAAALSTGDLSVISDIDTAIENVSKLRGSYGAVQNRLEHRLTNLATYQENLTASESRIRDVDMAAEMTKFTKLNILQQAGTSMLAQANQAPQGVLSLLR
- a CDS encoding flagellin, which gives rise to MGLRIQNNIEAFNTHRQLTATSSQASKAMEKLSSGYRINRAADDAAGLGISEKMRGQIGGLAQAQRNAQDGISLVQTAEGALGEVHSMLERVRDLKVQINNGTLDDNDKNAIGAEVVEIAKEVSNILSDTKFNGKSVFGTSDSFTFQVGANQGETIALAATTLSGDKTAGGLSNLTAVGVSAASAVATALCSGDLSVISSVDQMIENVSKVRGQYGAVQNRLEHRLTNLATYQENLTASESRIRDVDMAAEMTKFTKLNILQQAGTSMLAQANQAPQGVLSLLR
- a CDS encoding flagellin, giving the protein MGLRIQNNIEAFNTHRQLTATSSMASKAMEKLSSGYRINRAADDAAGLGISEKMRGQIGGLAQSQRNAQDAISLVQTAEGALSEVHSMLQRVRDLKVQINNGTLDTNDQNAIGAEVVEIAKEVSNILSDTKFNGKALLNGTNNFTFQVGANQGETISMTATSLGSLSSGAGGLTDLTAQSSAATASVAASALIGGALCDIDRIDDMIENVSKVRGQLGAVQNRLEHRLTNLATYQENLTASESRIRDVDMAAEMTKFTKLNILQQAGTSMLAQANQAPQGVLSLLR
- a CDS encoding flagellin translates to MGLRIQNNIEAFNTHRQLTATSSMASKAMEKLSSGYRINRAADDAAGLGISEKMRGQIGGLAQAQRNAQDGISLVQTAEGALAEVHSMLQRVRDLKVQINNGTLDTNDQNAIGAEVIEIAKEVSSILSDTKFNGKTLLDGDNSFTFQVGANQGETISIAATPLSANAAGGGLSQLTSLSAAATASAAASALIGNGLSDLDMIDDMIENVSKQRGVYGAVQNRLEHRLTNLATYQENLTASESRIRDVDMAAEMTKFTKLNILQQAGTSMLAQANQAPQGVLSLLR
- a CDS encoding flagellin translates to MGLRIQNNIEAFNTHRQLTATSTQASKSMEKLSSGYRINRAADDAAGLGISEKMRGQIGGLAQAQRNAQDGVSLVQTAEGALAEVHSMLERVRDLKVQFNNGTLDDNDKKAISAEVFEIAKEVKDIFDDTKFNGKTLFTSSDTFSFQVGANQGETISMGAASFGVVSDLTGLAVSVVSDTTNALSAAAGTLTAISTIDTMIENVSKLRGSYGAVQNRLEHRLTNLATYQENLTASESRIRDVDMAAEMTKFTKLNILQQAGTSMLAQANQAPQGVLSLLR
- a CDS encoding flagellin gives rise to the protein MGLRIQNNIEAFNTHRQLTATSSQASKAMEKLSSGYRINRAADDAAGLGISEKMRGQIGGLAQAQRNAQDGISLVQTAEGALSEVHSMLARVRDLKVQFNNGTLDTNDKTAIGAEVLEIAKEVQDILDDTKFNGKTLFSASSSFDFQVGANQGEKITLDAISLAGDSSVGGLSNLTQLATNKLVSDAVSALATNNMSVVSDIDKMIENVSKVRGSLGAVQNRLEHRLTNLATYQENLTASESRIRDVDMAAEMTKFTKLNILQQAGTSMLAQANQAPQGVLSLLR
- a CDS encoding flagellin; this translates as MGLRIQNNIEAFNTHRQLSATSMQASKAMEKLSSGYRINRAADDAAGLGISEKMRGQISGLAQAQRNAQDGISLVQTAEGSLAEVHSMLERVRDLKVQFNNGTLDTGGQEAIAAEVLEISKEVSSIISETKFNGQALFGATGFVFQVGANQGETVSVSPVGLSGGIAAGGLSDLTSLAASAVSATVAALSSGGLSDLGNLDKAIENVSKIRGQLGAVQNRLEHRLTNLATYQENLTASESRIRDVDMAQEMTKFTKLNILQQAGTSMLAQANQAPQGVLSLLKG
- a CDS encoding flagellin; the encoded protein is MGLRIQNNIEAFNTHRQLTATSSLASKAMEKLSSGYRINRAADDAAGLGISEKMRGQIGGLAQAQRNAQDGISLVQTAEGALGEVHSMLQRVRDLKVQANNGTMDTNDREAIGAEVVEIAKEVRSILNDTKFNGKTVFGTGDTFKFQVGANQGETIDVAAATLDGAVVSDSLANLTSLSASTATAAATALSSGSLCDIDRIDDMIENVSKQRGAYGAIQNRLEHRLTNLATYQENLTASESRIRDVDMAAEMTKFTKLNILQQAGTSMLAQANQAPQGVLSLLR
- a CDS encoding flagellar brake protein, with protein sequence MTAPVSKLVVGQHVVVRHLHVGMLPGTIESGTDAGVVVALAVKDERIARTVGHDWAVEATSGRGIFRFPGTLTAERNGSLTIALSGDVERIQRREFVRIDAFLDVTVRGVDEPVGGDTTTVDISGSGIQIQDKWDLPLGIDVRVELQLPDGPPLRALGRVVRVGSDAEQKGIRMDGIARADEDRLMRYIRDREVQALRASRER